One bacterium genomic window, CCCTTCCCTGCCAAATGTCCCACCCGGGATCACGGCAACATCGTTTTCCATGAAGAGCTGAAGCAGGAAATCATCGGAGTCTTTCGTATGCGCCGGAACAAGCGACGATACATTAGGGAAGAAATAAAACGCTCCCTGAGGTTTGACCAGGTTCGGAAAGACAGTCGAGAGTTCATGGAAGAGGATATCCCGACGTTGCTGCAGTTCCGTGCGGAGAGAAGTGAACCAGGCATCGCGATTCGGTTTGTCCGTCAGTGCAACGGCATACGCATCCTGGATCGGCGTTGCGACCCCCGCGGTCTGGCTATAATCGGCTCGCGAAAAGAGGTCACAGATAAATGGATCACGACAAACGACATAACCGGCGCGAAGCCCAGTCGCGGCGTATGACTTGGACATGGTAAAAACGGCAATAGTCTGTTCGTTGTCGAACTCGAGCATGCTGGTGTGGCGGACATTGTCGAAGAGGATCTGATCGTAGGGTTCATCGGAAACTATCACGACGCCATGCTTGCGGCAGAGCTGATCGATGAGTTTCGTTTCTTCGCGAGTGAAGACCTTGCCGGTCGGGTTGTGCGGCGAATTGAAATAGAAGAGGTCCACCTTGCGCAACTCCGACTCGAGGCGGTCAGCATCGAAGGAGATGCCGGTCTCGGTCTCCTCAAGGTCGATAGTATGGAACTCGTTCTCACCATACGGGAAGATGTTGCCGGTCAGACAGGGCCAATAGGGGCTGAAGCCAAGGACTTTCTTGCCACGGAAAAGGCCAAAGGCGAGTTGCAAGCCCTCCTGTCCCCCATGCATGCAGACGATGTTCGACTTATTCAGGGTAACGCCTGACTCAGCATGGTAGGTCTGGACAGAAGCGATGAAATTCGGTTCACCACCGGATTTAGGGTAATTGGTGCGGCCGCGGCCCAGGGAGCTAACCAGAGCATCACGGACATACTGCGGCGTGACGAAGTTGAGATCACCGCGCTGAAACTTGGTGATAGAGCGTCCTTCCCCTTCAAGTCGGCGGACCTCTTCGCTGATGGCGACGATTGAAGAGAGGCCGAGATCGGTGAACGAGGGGTGGAACTTGTGGGCGAACTGACCTGACATGTGTAACTCCCTTACAGTGGCAAAACGATCGCGCTGTGCTGTGCGGTCCGGTATTCGGACGCTGCATCGCGGACAATATAAGTCCATCCTCGCACTGACACAAGCGGACGGGACGAAAATTCGCCTTGGAGTGCTCCCCTTGCGACAAACGTCACAATCAGAGTTACAAAGGCGAATATTTCGGCAAAGAAAAAGCCTGCGATGATTCGCAGGCTTTTTCGCTCAAAATAACATGGAAGCTGGATTAGTAGAGCATTCCCTCGTCGCAATGGCCAGGGCCGATCAAACCGTTGTTGTACATGTCGAGCATGTCTTTCCAACCGTTGACCATACTGCGATCGGCGCGAGACATAGTGGCCCAATCCAGGTAATCGTGGCTGGCCAGGAAGGCATCGGCGGCCGCGATGGTGGCGGCGATAGCGGAACCATCCGCACCATCGGCCATCGACAACTTGGCGCCGAGCATCTGCGCATACAGTTTGGTGATACCGTTTGAGGAGGTACCATAGTAGTCCTGGTTGAGGACGCGGACAGCCTGAAGCGCAGAGGTGACCTGCATGGACTTGGTTCCGCCATCGGTACCGAGCCAGATCGGCAGGTACTGGGTTACTTCGTCAGCCTGCGGGCCAAAGCCAGCATGGGTCTTCCAGTAGCCAATCGTGTGGCTGCAGCCGCCCATTTCGGGCTTATAGATACCGGCATCCCAAGTCAGATCTACTTCACCGGCGTCCAGCGTGGTGCAGATAGTCTGGCCAGTATTGATATCGGCATCAGAATCAAGCGCGTCGTCGCCGCCCTGATCCTGCGACGTGAAGACATAGTCAGCCGGCAGGTTGCTGAACTTGACATAGTAGCCGCCAGCCGGGAGGCTGTCGAACAGATAAAGCCCGTCGCCATCGGTCAGCATTTCGTCGAGAAGCAGACCTTCGCAATTGAACAACTGGACGGTAACGCCAGAGACGCCGGTTTCACCTTCGTCCTGGATGCCATTCATGTTGTCATCATACCAGACATAGTTGCCAAGGGCGCCGAGCTGTTCTTCGATCGTCGGGACCGGGAAGAGCACCAGACCCTGCTTTTCATACGGAGTAGCGGCGACGTTACCAAAGGTGATGATGCGGTT contains:
- a CDS encoding pyridoxal phosphate-dependent aminotransferase, with product MSGQFAHKFHPSFTDLGLSSIVAISEEVRRLEGEGRSITKFQRGDLNFVTPQYVRDALVSSLGRGRTNYPKSGGEPNFIASVQTYHAESGVTLNKSNIVCMHGGQEGLQLAFGLFRGKKVLGFSPYWPCLTGNIFPYGENEFHTIDLEETETGISFDADRLESELRKVDLFYFNSPHNPTGKVFTREETKLIDQLCRKHGVVIVSDEPYDQILFDNVRHTSMLEFDNEQTIAVFTMSKSYAATGLRAGYVVCRDPFICDLFSRADYSQTAGVATPIQDAYAVALTDKPNRDAWFTSLRTELQQRRDILFHELSTVFPNLVKPQGAFYFFPNVSSLVPAHTKDSDDFLLQLFMENDVAVIPGGTFGREGHVRISFSATTLDQTRVGAERLAKVLRHSARQQA
- a CDS encoding DNRLRE domain-containing protein, translated to MFKLSKMLLLVAMIALVVVGCSQEPNSPLSSDLNSQTANGSERATLGLATAVSGITSATLHLYVISPSSQEVRIHRITGPWDEMTVTWNNFGAAFSPAVEATFVADAVGWEMIDVTALVTAWADGTHMNYGLLLDQDNLSLRTEVVSSDSENLNHPFVVICSDQGCDTIYIDMDTFINERDATWNFGTNRIITFGNVAATPYEKQGLVLFPVPTIEEQLGALGNYVWYDDNMNGIQDEGETGVSGVTVQLFNCEGLLLDEMLTDGDGLYLFDSLPAGGYYVKFSNLPADYVFTSQDQGGDDALDSDADINTGQTICTTLDAGEVDLTWDAGIYKPEMGGCSHTIGYWKTHAGFGPQADEVTQYLPIWLGTDGGTKSMQVTSALQAVRVLNQDYYGTSSNGITKLYAQMLGAKLSMADGADGSAIAATIAAADAFLASHDYLDWATMSRADRSMVNGWKDMLDMYNNGLIGPGHCDEGMLY